GCTCAgacccaatcagccagaccccagcagcaagctaacctaccggttggagagtctgccccctggtgatcagtgcacatcatagtggctGGTCGACCCGGTTGActgtctttcccctggtggtcagtgcatgtcatagtgagcggttgagcagccttagcatattatgctttgattggttgaactgatgatgggacgactggacacttagcatattaggcttttattatataggatgggtagACTGACTCTTAGCATCCTGTGACCAAGCATGTAACTTCATGCTTTATCCAATCCTTTCCTAGAGAATATGTCAACGTCAGAGCTTTTCACATtttccatgatttaaaaaaagcaCCTGTAAGCACATGGTGAAGCTAGTACAAAGGTACAAAGGGCTTAATTTTAAAGAATCGTTCCATGAAATGGAGTCTGTGTTTATGGTGCTGGCACCATTTTCTCCCAGAAAATTAAAAGGCACCAAATATGGAGTAAGCCTAGAAGCATCACCTCCACGTGGAGCAGAGACTGAGTGTCTCCAGCTGTAGATGTCAGTGTTATTAAAGCCAGAAAGAGTAAATGTAAAACCATTTGGCTCTAGTTGAGCAAATAAAAGTTTcccttttccccaaaaaatgtttattctatCTCTCCAtataacatttttactttttagataTCTTAAGTGTTTTGTCCAGTAAAATCCACTCCACTTGAAAATCAAACTTTCTAGTGAGTATCTGGTCCAAGCACACAAAGATGTTGATGTAGAAAAGTGTCTCATGtctcttttccttcatttctaGATGCTGTATTATGTAAAAGACATCCCAGCTACCCTGAAGTTCTTCCATAGTCTCTTAGCTACCAATGCTAAGATTCTTATTGTTCTTGTATCAGGTAAGTTATTTTTATCAAGCCTGAATAGACAACAGTAGTGCATATATGTATGGATGCATGTGTTTGAAGGCCGTATGAGGAAAGGCCTTCACAACAGCCCCCAATTTAAGGGAGTCTCCTGGCATTaaatgtctatttctttctcctgagAAAATTTGTTATCTATatgtaaattcttttttatatctCATAGAGCAAATACAACtgttaataactttttaaatgagactaaaaatactaaatatttttgtttgctctTTTGTGTCCATTGAATGTCTCTCTCTTTACCCTCTGTgatgtttattaataaataaataaaggttaaactaTTTGGGGTACCATCATATTTggctaatttgcatttctagagCCATTATCAATACTGTTCATTATAGGTTTTCTCAAataactatcctacctaataaagagggaatatgctaattgaccatcactccatcacaaagatggctgcacccacagctgaggccaagttcccataaggagccttaatgagcaatcagcagggacctgaggctatgccctcccccaccaccatggggcttgacaggggacctcaggccgtgccccccaccctggtgtcaggctggggaCCACAGGCCAcgacccctgccctggtgccagaccaggggacctgaggccacatcccctaccaggtggggcttgacagggcacctcaggccacaccccttgccccagcaccgggccaggggacctgaggctgtgccccctgcctggctgggcttgacaggggacctcaggccatgcccccccacccagcgggacttgacgggggacctaaggctgcgccccccctcccagtgctgggccaggggacctgaggctgcgccccccccccactcagaggggcttgacaggggatctcaggctgtgtcctccACCTgacggggcttgacggaggaccttaaggctcgccccccaccccggtctgggctgggggacctcaagccatgccccccgtcctggcgctgggccaggggacctgaggctacgccccctgcccggcagggcttgacaagggtgggactggttgggtctggatctagcccaatgggagggccagccgggtctgggtctcacgcgattttgaggtgcatgtgcatgggcggggacttgactctggatcccatggtgagccccagactctgactggAGGatggttttcatatacattttactaattttctttcatctctgacacttctattatagagaaagggcaaatagcaatattaaattatttcctctaattaatcccctttcaatgttcacgaatttcgtgcaccgggtcactagttaaaAATAGttcacttgttttgttttatgtgctttatttttcaaataaggcATCTGATCCTCTCCTGTTGCTTCCAGGGATACAATAAGTACCACACAGAGAGCATAAGTAAACATGTTAGCAAATGAGGCATTGTAATTGTtgaattcattaatttataatttctttcatttgtcaaTCTTTATGGACTGTCCATGCAGTGCAAGGCAGGTTAATTGTAGATATAAAATAGTTTCTATCTTCTTAAGCTTATACCAGACCCCGTACTCAAAAATCTATGTCACAAAatccattttttcttaaatatgaagAATGGCTTTAAGGATGATAAACATGGTTGTTAACCTTAATCCAGGGTTTGAACTCATGTGGAAGTCTGGCAAGTGAGCACTCCTgtacacaacctcttccccaagGGAACATTTTGATATACTATTTTTATCTCTGGTTAGTTAAAAATACTCATTTAAGTGGGAGAGTTCTGTCTTCCTATTTAGAAGTGCTTATGTGAACTGGATGCTTTCTGCTAATCTCTCCAAATTAGGACTTGGGTAAAGCACTTTGTTCTACACTTATCAATTTAAAAGTAAACTTAATTATCAACATTAAAGGCAGCCTATTTTTGACAATCTGTATCAATAATACAGAAAAAGTGTTGTAGACAGGAACAGCAATTCATCCAGAAGTCATATGTTTGATTTTAGAATGTATTGAATATCCATAGAAGACCCACTCTTATGTTCggtttattcttaaatattttcagaagtAAAGTATTCAAGTGTCAAGGGGCAGCTTTCTCTGAGTAAATGTCtaccaataagaaaaagacagccTGTTTAGAAAGTGGCATGAGCAGTCTACAAACAACTGAGAATTGACTAAGTGTCCTTATGGATACAAGATTCTGCTGGCTATATCATGAATCAGTTAATATAATCCATGGTATATTGGCATTGAGAAATGTGCAAACTAAAACAGGCCCAGTGAAACATATGATGATACATGAAGCAAGAATGCTGAGGCACTTCCTAGCAGTGTGAATTTGGTCTATGAATCTAAGTTTATTCAAGGGCTATTTCTGGATAATCATACCTACATTATTGCACCTATGCATATATGTGATTCATGTGTACTATGTCTATATACTTTCATGgggaaaatcaaagaaaaggagTAAAGGTTTAAAAACAGTTAGctttttctaaagtattttaagTCAAATATTATTTAGTCAGTGTGGTTTGATggtgaaaatattttactaactTTTTCGGTTTGCAGTTCATAATTCTTCATTACTGCACATAGCATTGTAGATAGGTATCCCAAAGAGGAAATATTGTTAATGGTTACTGATCCTAGACATAAGCATGCAACAGATAATAGTTGTTGAATTAGTAACAACTCATTACTTCCTTTCTTTACCATATACACTTCtttcttagaatattttatacagctatagaagaaatatatacatttatttttaaagaaccacttagcaaatggaaaaataggtttaggtattttattttggaCTTTCCACTTCCCTATTAAGGCTAAAAGTTATAGCTTTATTGCTTCTGTTTATCAGGAGAGTTATTAAgtataagtaaaaaattaaaaacaaaccatcTTATGCaatatagtttgtttgtttttttgcagttaAAGAAAACATTCCACctgtaaggaaataaaattgtcatCAACTTAGTGTAACCTGGATGACTAATACTTAACTCTTAACAATCCAGAGTAAATGACTGAAGCCCTCATCCCAAGTGACTTGTTCATCTATCACTTGCTCTGTGACTCCTGAGGAAACCTGGGTCATGCTTCTGATGGTTGCCAGCCACTGTTTGCTCCAAACTTCTCACAGTTCAACTTTGGATTTCTCATGGCCAAACCTTGCATGTGCTGCAGCTTCCTTTTTTGATCCTGTTCTGCTTTACCCCAAACATGGGCATAGCTCTATTTCCTTCATTCACCAAAGCACTGTTCTTTGATTTGGGGAGATGTTGACGTCTATGAGGAGGAAGAATAGCAGAAACAGAATTTAGTATCAACGTCTCACAGCCACTCTTTTTCCAGCCTTTCTCTTGCTCAGTTGGGGCCCGCTTTCCCTTCACCTATTCATAACTTCTCTCAGACCTCACCCATATCCTCTTAGCTCAGTACTTTCTCTAAGATACCAACTCCTTACTTCCCCCTTCCATAGAGCAAACTCCCTTTTactctatctctctcaccttgaTAAATCTATAAATTTCTCTTATCAACAATATATTTTCCCAAGATAAATTATATTGCCCACTTAGTGTATAGAAGTGGCTGCAGTTTCCTTTTATAATAGTGGCAGAAATTGCTTTGTTGTATTAATACAGCCAATATAAACATATGGGTCAACGCTTAGAAAAATAGTCATGGTCAGTTTCCAACAGTAGAAACAAGTTTAATCACAGGAAATGTCCAGTCAGatttgtattatataattgtcaATCAACATGTATAGGGTTgatccacatttttatttagtcatttttttttcattttcatttctaatcCCTGTCTGCCAGCCCATTCTGTGGATAGTAAACAAGCTTGAGAAAGCTCTCCAGGCCATCTGAGGTGCCCAGTCAACTTCCCTCCTCACCCCTGTATAAAAGCCATTGCCCTAAACAGCCTTCTCAGCCCAAATTATAATTCCTGAAACCCCACTCTCCATACTTGTCCAATGAAAACATTCCTTAAACTTAAATGTTGCCCTAAAACTTGGAACACCTACACCAAAATGATTCACATTAGGCTCTGTTTTTATCAGGTTTCTCGCAGTCACTCTCTAAATGGAATCCACTTTATAATTACCTAGAAGTGAAGAAACCTGTTTGTACATTTCCTTGATTCCAGGGCAATATTGTCACTCATAGCTTCACTGCAATGAAGAAAATTGAGTGCTCATTGTAGACAGATTCCGAAAGCCTAAATTAAATTTCatcattaaattaaatttctaagaGCACTCATATAGCCATTGTCTTATCCAGGCAGATAAAGGTATGTCTGTATTAACATCTTGTTCTATGTGGTCATATTAAATATCACAGCTAAGGCTCTTGTCTGTTGAACTTAGTCACTGACCTGTTACTGAAAGGACAACTTATTTCCTCTTAATAGACTGAGTTACTCATTTATTTGAGCACCATATAGATACTCATTTTTGCAGTTTATTCCATTAGAAGATAATGAAATATGGGGTCAGTGTCTAGATTTAATTATGCAGAGTACCTAGCTTGGCTAAGGATCCAGGTGTGCTCAGCCGTATTCAAAACACAGAATGCTCAGTTCCACGCTGGCTGCCCAGGATGGTCATTGTGTACACATGGTTCATTCAGCTTTTACTGAGCTCCTGTAGTCCGTCACTGCTGGGCTCTGAAAGTTGCAAAGAcgacttttccttttcctttgaaaGGCTGCTAATTTAATGGAGGATTCAGACCAGACGTGTGAACACTTTCAGCCGTGTGCTGAGTTTCCTATTAGAGGCATGTGGGGAGTTTAAGGAGAGTTCCTTGAGAGCAGGGGGCTCTGCCTCTTACGTCTACTCTCAGATCTTGCAAAGCCCTTGGCACCTAGAGGACACCCAGTAAATGTGTTTGAATTGAACTGAATAATTGCTTATTACTTCTCCTTTATGTTATCCAAGCTACTTGTTCTGAATGtccttccaaaataaaaacacaaataaataccaTGTTTTAGCTAAAACTTACTACATGATGGACATGGAATCGGATAGATAACATAGACAGTTCTGGAGATTTGAAGCTAGGtttaataaacagaaataaaagactcAATAAAGAAGAttacatattcacacacacacagtctacaCTGACATAGGTGGACAAAAGCAATGAAGGGTAGGCAAGTGGAActcatgaagaaaagaaagagaaattgaagTCAGAATTAAATGCCAGCATTTGCTGGTCAGCCCATTAGAGTTCGTGTTGCTTGAATGGGAGAGAGGCTTGCCTCTTTGTTGCTAAGGACCCATTACAGAGCTAGCCCATTTCATTTAACTATAATGAGCAGAAGTTCCTGATTATGAAGATAAAAGattccatttgaaaataaaaagaagaaaactaagaaCAAAAGAGGTGTATCACACACTAAAATGATGTCAGTGACTTGTTTTTCTGCAAATGTAGTAGCCAGGTATTAGTTGAATGAGTTGTTAATTAATATGCAATGTGTCTGGTTAAGGGAGCTAAGCCAGAAGGAGAGCACTCAAGTTTTCCGTCCTTTCCTCTCCTTACCTGAATAAGAAAGGAGGTAAATCCTGTGTGTGATTTTTAATACAGTGCGAGAAAACAATCTGGTTTATTCCATGTTGAAAACAAAAGTAACACCATATGCTGTGCCCACCGAGAGCCGTTATGATAATGCATCCGTCAGAAAGTGGATAATTGCTCAGCTCAGAAAAGGCACCGAGTCACAGAACGCTGACACCACCAGCACATTTTCCGCAATtagtgttttgttctttttcctctgcCAGGTTGAAAAAATTATGATAACAGAGCCTCTCCTCAACCGCTGAAATATTTATGTTCTTATAAAGTCTTATTTGTAAGGCAAATTCTTTTTCGGGATGGCAATCACTGTATTGGAATGAAAGATCTTTTAATATATACTCATGACCCTCATTTTTTTCCCGTTGAACTgaggttttattgttttctgCTTCATTCCAATTCCTAGAGCATATCCTGCAGTTATCATTTAATCTTCTGAAATACAAGTGGAACATCAGTTATCTAggctatttattatttactatttcCTGCCTTGAGTAGTCTCTTCTGTTTAGTTAAATCTGGGGACTTCAGCTTAGTCTGAGGATGAAGGTCAGGGGTGTTTGAGCATCCTGTGATTATATGCACAACTGTGTGGATGTGTCTTGTTTGTGTACTTTACCAGAGAGCCGGTTACTTTCATTAGATCATAAAAGAGGTTTGGGAACCAAAATAAATTCAGGCCTTTGAAATCTTTACTTTTAATCCTGGAAGTTCATAGAAAATATAGTTCTCTGCTTTATTGCTCTAGCCAAGTCCAGCTTAATTATGTAACCCTTCAACAATGTTTACTATATGCCCGTCATGGTTCTAAGTGTCTTACATTTTAAACTGTTAATCCCTGCAGAAATTCTGTGGATAGATTCTATTATTATTCCTGCATTACAGTtgataaaactgaggcacaggttcAAAAAGTTTAGAAAGGGGAAAAGCCAGGCTTCACACTCAAGCAGTTGGGCATTAGTGTCCACCTTCAATTCACTGTACCATCTGTGTATGTAACAGCCATTATTACAGGCATGTATTAGAAGGTCCACAGATcgattttcatttgttttgatttattaTAATCATTGATTTCTGAACAGCAAGTTTGCTTTTTCACAGTCTCAAGATTATAACCAGTAGAAATTATCAAACtaatatgttcatttattttgtaagtaCTAATTACACACCTGCTGTGTGCTTAGCATTGTGCAATGATTCACTTAaagtatctcatttaatacttTCCGGTGCACTTGAGGTAAGTATGGTTGTCCCCATCTTATAAAACTGAGATTCTGGAAGACTAAATAACAAACCTCATCTCAATTATGAAATGTCAGAAGAATAGTCCAAcagcctgtctctctcccttagGCTTCTCTAGGCTTCTACACTGGGCTgggtttttaaaagtaaatgcaaCAGATATTGCTAAAACATCCTCTAAAGTTGGGGACAAAACCCATAGAAATCAACCTAGCTATTGGCAGTCCAAAGCAGAATGTAGTAAATGGATAGACATGAGTCTTTAGTTTGAGTAAAtcattattgtatttattgtgcTCTGACTTTTGATTTCAGTTTTTACTCTTACATGCTCTCCTTTGAACTCAAAACTAACAAACACCTGTCTTGCTTCTATCACCACCTGGATGCCCAATAGGTATCTCAGATTTACATTTCTAAATGTGATACATGTACAACTGCTCCTCCCTCATTCTTCGCACTTCCAATAATGgcaattttctctttttaggtGCTTGGGTCAAAATTATTGGGGTTATTACTgacttttttttggtttttgtttttactcaCACCCAGTAAGGAAATTGTTGGCAACTGGCAATGTATGTAGGAGTGTAGCATATAAAAAATCCAACCACTTCTCATCACCTCCAAGCTCGCTGGTCCAGGTTACCATCGTCTGTCACCCAGGTGATTGCAGTCACCTTCTTACTGTTCTCCCAGCTTCTGTCCTTATGCCCCTATACTTGCTTCTCATCTGTGTGGCCAGAgtgatcttattaaaatgcaaatcagGTTAAGTCACTCTAATGTCAATATGGAAGCCCCATTTGGATACTGAAATTTAAATAACCTAAGATGAATTataacataaaatacattttctcagTCACACAGCCACAGTTAAAATGCTCCATAGCCACAAGTGGCTACTTTATGGGACAATGAAGATACAGAACATGCCTTCAGTCCAGTAGGTTCTATCAGACAGCACTTCAGTGGCTTTCCATCTCCTGCCACTTTCCTTCTTATTCACTTAATTCCATTCTCACCAGCTTCCTAACTAGTTCTTAAACATGCCAAGCATGTTCCTGCCTCAAGTCCTTTGCAATTGCTCTTACCGCTTCCTGGAGTAatcttccctcctccggccaccagcaggcacctgggaccccggctGACTTCCCTTGGGCCGCCTGCAGGCACGCGGGACCGGGCTGGCATCCCTtcggccccggcttcatcaggaaggatgtccggaatgacgtcggGAAGATgttggtctaattggcatattaaccttctttattatagactaggagcccgttgcacgaagtttcatgcaatagacttttccttcacctggctgccggcaccagttatccgccagcagcagttttcctctggccacccgccgatcagagcgcctcccgccagcacgatcggccaccctgataggccaccccgagaggaactccgatcgggaggcgttccgatcgggcgggtggccagaggaaaactgctgctggtggaaaactggtgccagcagccacacaatcggccaccctgagttccgccaccagcgtcttccgcagcgcCGGCCTAAGCAGCGCTGGCCATTTAagctggcgggaggagcgggggtcaaggactcgcaagtccccgccccccgctcctatcgccagccaatcggccaccctgagtcccaccccccgcgcctccagccggcccaatcgtgggcgtagcggagtgatggtaatttgcatattaccattttattacgTATGATGATGTTTTGTCATGTCTGTGCTCAAATGTCATGTCATAAGAGAGACTGTCTATAACCACCCTATGTAAAACAGCAGACCATCTTTGACTTCCTTGTTTTTTGCTCTGATTTGTTATCATTTGCACTTAGTATCATCTgatatgtgatttatttatttatttatttatttatttaactttctcCCTACCCCCAACTCCTCACTCCTTGAATAAAGCTACACAAaggcaaggatatttttttaattgactattTTATCCCAAGTATCTAATGCACTGCCTGGCAGGGTaggtaaatgaaagaaagagtGAATGAAAGCATGACTTTGTTTTCTCACAGGAGACAGTGCCTGGGACAAGCTATGGAGAAAGTATGGATCCCGCTTACCCCGAGATGACCTCTGCCAGTACATCACATCCACTGACGTCACTCAGATGCTAGACAAGTTGGAGATTAAGTATGAGTGTTATGACCTTCTGTCCACCATGGATATATCTGACTGTTTTATTGATGGCAATGAAAATGGAGACCTGCTTTGGGATTTTTTGACAGAAACCTGCAACTTTAGTACCACAGCCCCACCTGATCTCAAAGCAGAAATTGTAAAAGATCTGCAAGAGCCTGAATTCAGTGTAAAGAAAGATGGAAAGGTTCTTTTTAATAACAGTCTGAGTTTCATAGTGGTTGAGGCATAAATATCAATCATGAGAAGAAtgtattcaaaaattaaattttaaacaacGTGGATCATTTATGTCTGTATTAAAGATTACAAATACACCTCGTAATATAAATAGAGTATTGTCTCATATGTAAAATCTAGAAAATCCCAAGATATTCTTGGACTTCCATGTACAATCATATATGAAATTGCTGTTCTTATCCCATACCTTCTCCAGTAAAGAGACTACCTGCAGGCTAAATACCACATATGCTGGAAAAATGAAACAACTAAGTTTTACTGGCTTGTTGACAATAAAATCCTTTCCATTTATTGATTGTACTGGAATTTCCTAGaatatcaataaagtatatactATGTATTCTTTAAATAGTAGTAAAGTAGATGCTTATTGATACTTTGAACACCAAAaaagtatgtttattgattttcccCCTTTTGTGAAGTATTTGTCTTTGTACATCCAACAATTATAGtttctatcttatttttattgattactaaAACAGTAAGATTTcaggggatttttttaaaacttatttgattTCCTTTACTtaaatttcaataataaatacCCATGACCCTCATAAATtagtacatcctatataataaagaggaaatatgcaaattgactgtcactccaacacaagatggctgcccccatgtggacacaagatggccaccacaagatggccagcaggggaggacagttgtgggcgatcaggccagcaggggagggcaggtaagggtgaccaggccagcagaggagggtagttgggggtgaccaggcctgcaggggagggcagttggggggaccgggcctgcaggggagggcattgggggggactgggcctgcaggggaggacaattaagGGTGaccgggactgcaggggagggcagttgggggtgaccatgtcggcagggaagggcagttgggggcaaccaggcctgcaggggagggcagttaggggtgactaggtcagcaggggagggcagttaggagcaatcaggccggcaggggagcagttaggcattgatcaggctggcaggggagtggttagggggtgatctggctggcaggcagaagcagttagggacaatcaggcaggtaggcaggtgagcggttgggagccattagtcctggattgtgagagggatgtcccttgaGGGgacccaaattggagagggtgcaggctgggctgagggacacccctctgtgcatggatttcatgcaccgggcctctagtctctttatataagtaaataattgattttataataaataaataaataaatatatttttaaagtaagtaaGTTAACTATTACTCCCTGTTagaaaaaatcaaaaataatgttttactaAAGCACTCATGAACTCATTTTTCCAGGAATGAAGCCTTTAACACAGTCTGATAGTTTCTCTTTCACAGTACAGAGCTACCACTTAATGCTGCCTATAGTCACTTTAAAGAGTTCATGTCCCTCCCTAATCTCttggctgaggcccagggagtaCACTGCAGTACGGAGcctatttgcattaaaaaaatgacTACACTGTGTTGTTCAGAATAAGTAAAACTGACTTGCATTGCCCTCTTTTCTTGAACAACTTCATCAATGTTTTttgaattataattataatttccaACAAATGAAATGACAGTTATCCAATCAGATTCTTAAATATGAACTCTGAACCATTAATCATACTGATACGTACTACTGACAGAGGAAATCCATGAGGCACACATGATTAATTAATATGGACCATGGTGACCTTGAACAATTTTGCCAAAATGATGGAAATCAAGACTCTACAGAGAAAATTACGGCCTTTTCTAAAAAGtgcaaatgcaaaacaaaacaagactagAACTAACATGCTACTTGAAGATAGAAAAGAATAGCAGCCCATAGATGGATATTTGTAAATATGGCCTTTTTCTCATCCCTATGCAGCCCTTACTATAAAATACAAGGATAgctctggctagtgtggctcagttggttggtcatTGTCTCGTGCATGGAAagtttgttgatttgattctgggtcagggcacatgccctggttgtaggt
This Eptesicus fuscus isolate TK198812 chromosome 11, DD_ASM_mEF_20220401, whole genome shotgun sequence DNA region includes the following protein-coding sequences:
- the HNMT gene encoding histamine N-methyltransferase, whose amino-acid sequence is MASSMRSLFSDHSRYVESFRRFLSNSTEHQCMQEFLDKKLPGIIARIGDKKSEIKILSIGGGAGEIDLQILTKVQDQFPGVHINNEVVEPSAEQIAKYKEFVAKSSNLENIKFAWHKETSSEYQNRVMENRELQKWDFIHMIQMLYYVKDIPATLKFFHSLLATNAKILIVLVSGDSAWDKLWRKYGSRLPRDDLCQYITSTDVTQMLDKLEIKYECYDLLSTMDISDCFIDGNENGDLLWDFLTETCNFSTTAPPDLKAEIVKDLQEPEFSVKKDGKVLFNNSLSFIVVEA